A region of Candidatus Flexicrinis proximus DNA encodes the following proteins:
- the accC gene encoding acetyl-CoA carboxylase biotin carboxylase subunit — MNKILIANRGEIAVRVIRACRDLGIPTVAVYSDADRAALHVRFADEAVHIGPPPVRDSYLRIEQLIAAAKKTGAEAIHPGYGLLSEREAFAQACADAGLIFIGPPPSAIRTMGDKQAAREAVKKYGVPVVPGTEPGMRDDEIITYAEKFIGFPLIVKAAAGGGGKGMRSVYKAEDLPAALATARREAESAFGDGRVYAEKLLVGARHIEFQILADTHGNVIHLGERECSIQRRHQKLVEEAPSPFMDAELRQRMGEMAIAAAKSVGYVNAGTIECLVDKDKNYYFLEMNTRLQVEHPVTELVTGVDLVKEQIRIARGRRMGPTESVLDPKGWAIECRINAEDPYNGFIPSVGKITTLITPTGPGVRVDHGVYSGFEITPYYDSMIGKLICFGETRSEAVLRMRRALNEYTIMGVKHNIPFHINLLNSFSFIAGQFDTKFVEERFSMSSYETAPSDDELEYAAIAATLVAHRNQQLATQVVAPGKRDASNWKWLTRYERMHR; from the coding sequence ATGAACAAGATCCTGATTGCCAATCGTGGCGAGATCGCCGTACGTGTGATTCGCGCCTGTCGCGACCTCGGTATCCCGACCGTAGCGGTCTACTCCGACGCCGACCGCGCCGCGCTGCACGTGCGCTTTGCCGACGAGGCGGTGCACATCGGGCCGCCGCCGGTGCGCGACAGCTACCTGCGCATCGAGCAGTTGATTGCCGCGGCCAAGAAAACCGGTGCTGAGGCCATCCATCCGGGCTACGGCCTGCTCAGCGAGCGCGAGGCCTTCGCGCAGGCCTGTGCCGATGCCGGCCTGATCTTCATCGGGCCGCCGCCGAGCGCTATCCGCACCATGGGCGATAAGCAGGCCGCGCGCGAAGCCGTCAAGAAATATGGCGTGCCGGTGGTGCCGGGAACCGAACCCGGCATGCGCGACGACGAAATCATTACCTACGCCGAGAAATTCATCGGCTTCCCGCTAATCGTCAAGGCCGCGGCGGGTGGCGGCGGCAAGGGTATGCGCTCGGTCTACAAGGCCGAGGACTTGCCGGCGGCGCTGGCAACGGCGCGGCGCGAGGCTGAGTCCGCCTTTGGCGACGGCCGCGTCTACGCCGAAAAACTGCTGGTCGGCGCGCGCCATATCGAATTCCAGATCCTGGCCGATACCCACGGCAATGTGATCCACCTCGGCGAGCGCGAGTGCAGCATCCAGCGCCGTCACCAGAAACTGGTCGAGGAAGCACCTTCGCCGTTCATGGACGCCGAACTGCGCCAGCGCATGGGCGAGATGGCGATTGCCGCCGCGAAATCGGTCGGCTACGTCAACGCCGGCACCATCGAATGCCTCGTCGACAAAGACAAGAATTACTACTTCCTGGAGATGAATACGCGCCTCCAGGTCGAACACCCGGTCACCGAACTGGTCACCGGCGTCGATCTGGTCAAAGAGCAGATCCGTATCGCGCGCGGCCGCCGCATGGGGCCGACCGAAAGTGTCCTCGACCCGAAGGGCTGGGCCATCGAGTGCCGCATCAACGCCGAAGACCCCTATAACGGCTTTATCCCGTCGGTCGGCAAAATCACCACGCTTATTACACCGACCGGGCCGGGCGTGCGCGTCGATCACGGCGTCTACAGTGGCTTCGAGATCACGCCCTATTACGACAGCATGATCGGCAAGCTGATCTGCTTCGGCGAGACGCGCTCCGAGGCCGTGCTGCGCATGCGCCGCGCCCTCAACGAATATACGATCATGGGCGTCAAGCACAACATCCCCTTCCACATCAACCTGCTGAACTCCTTCAGTTTCATCGCCGGACAGTTCGATACCAAGTTCGTGGAAGAGCGCTTCTCGATGTCGTCGTATGAGACCGCGCCGAGCGATGACGAACTCGAATATGCCGCCATCGCCGCGACTCTGGTCGCGCACCGCAACCAGCAGCTGGCGACTCAGGTGGTGGCCCCGGGCAAGCGCGACGCAAGCAACTGGAAATGGCTTACCCGCTACGAGCGAATGCACAGATAG
- a CDS encoding MBL fold metallo-hydrolase — MPNFICVTCGTQYLESASPPEHCPICEDERQYIGHNGQQWTTLEDLRAERANLFRQLEPNLTGIGSEPRFAIGQRALLIQTPAENVLWDCISLIDEATVERINALGGLTAIAISHPHFYSSMVAWSEAFGGLPIYLHADNRPYVQRPAAQIQYWDSETFPLGDGLTLIRCGGHFAGSTVLHWAAGADGRGALLTGDTIQIVADRRYVSFMYSYPNMIPLRASAVRRIAAAVGPFAFDRIYNGWYENVVDTDGNAAVKRSAERYIAAIEDVN, encoded by the coding sequence ATGCCCAATTTCATCTGCGTGACCTGCGGTACCCAGTATCTGGAAAGCGCAAGCCCGCCGGAACACTGTCCGATCTGCGAAGACGAGCGCCAGTATATCGGCCACAACGGCCAGCAGTGGACGACGCTGGAAGACCTGCGCGCCGAGCGTGCCAACCTTTTCCGGCAACTGGAGCCAAATCTGACCGGTATCGGCAGCGAACCGCGTTTCGCCATCGGCCAGCGTGCGCTGCTGATCCAGACCCCCGCCGAGAATGTGCTGTGGGACTGCATCTCGCTGATCGACGAGGCTACGGTCGAGCGTATCAACGCGCTCGGCGGCCTGACGGCCATCGCGATCTCGCACCCACATTTCTATTCGAGCATGGTGGCGTGGAGTGAGGCCTTCGGCGGCCTCCCGATCTATCTGCACGCCGACAACCGCCCGTATGTGCAGCGCCCCGCAGCGCAGATTCAGTATTGGGACAGCGAAACGTTCCCGCTCGGCGACGGGCTTACGCTGATCCGCTGCGGCGGACATTTTGCCGGGAGCACGGTGCTGCACTGGGCGGCAGGGGCCGATGGACGCGGCGCACTGCTGACCGGCGACACGATCCAGATCGTCGCTGACCGGCGCTATGTCAGCTTCATGTACAGCTACCCGAACATGATCCCGCTGCGCGCGTCGGCGGTACGGCGAATCGCCGCGGCGGTCGGGCCGTTCGCCTTCGACCGGATCTATAACGGCTGGTACGAGAACGTGGTCGATACCGATGGCAACGCCGCGGTCAAGCGTTCCGCAGAGCGGTACATCGCGGCGATCGAAGACGTGAACTGA
- a CDS encoding acetyl-CoA carboxylase biotin carboxyl carrier protein subunit has product MPDMKYITTINGKKFEVDIRNDGSVWVGGKRREVDFLALGPTLYSIIMDTVQHEIVVESEEDSVEVLISGRLYTGSVLDERTQLMLSRRGGLQADSGEVTIRAPMPGLIAVVLCKEGDAVEAGQTLVILESMKMQNELKAPRAGTVQRVSVSDGQTVEQRKVLVTLT; this is encoded by the coding sequence ATGCCCGATATGAAATACATCACGACCATCAACGGCAAGAAGTTCGAAGTCGACATCCGTAACGACGGCTCGGTCTGGGTTGGCGGCAAGCGCCGCGAGGTTGATTTCCTCGCGCTTGGCCCGACCCTGTACTCGATCATCATGGACACCGTCCAGCACGAAATCGTCGTGGAGAGCGAAGAAGACTCGGTCGAGGTGTTGATTAGCGGACGGCTGTATACCGGCTCGGTGCTGGACGAGCGCACCCAGCTCATGCTGTCGCGGCGCGGTGGCCTGCAGGCGGACAGCGGCGAAGTGACCATCCGTGCGCCGATGCCTGGGCTGATCGCTGTCGTCCTGTGCAAAGAGGGAGATGCCGTCGAAGCCGGCCAGACGCTGGTGATCCTTGAGTCGATGAAAATGCAGAACGAGCTGAAAGCGCCGCGTGCCGGAACCGTCCAGCGTGTCAGCGTGTCCGACGGCCAGACCGTCGAACAGCGCAAGGTGCTCGTCACGCTGACCTAA
- a CDS encoding NAD(P)/FAD-dependent oxidoreductase produces the protein MTDWDVVVVGAGPAGSVAARRLAEQGFRVLLIEKRQEIGVPVRCAEAIGADTTRPFIEIDPRWVEARISTYAIHSASGASLTVPPTEPTLVVNRKVFDWELAHLAAQAGADVRTRTEAAGLVVEQGAVTGIKLNSSGKPTEIRTRLVIAADGTESQVARWAGLKTVPPMADYYVGFQLLLGGLHDRIDPTVCEYHLDRAFPGGYGWVFPKGDDTANVGLVITADRAAETSARDLLYRFVARRYPGASVLGEVAGGIPVTGALKKMVAGGLMVVGDAAHQADPLTAGGINLGMVGADLAAQVAADALSTDDVSASALGAYETRWQDRFGAQHRALYSIRKMVSRMDDAQIERLINAASGLPLETMDLRQILFEIFKSEPRLLIEVGALVATGLILK, from the coding sequence ATGACCGACTGGGATGTCGTCGTCGTCGGGGCGGGGCCTGCTGGATCGGTCGCCGCGCGACGGCTGGCCGAACAGGGATTTCGCGTCCTGCTGATCGAGAAACGGCAGGAGATCGGTGTTCCGGTACGCTGCGCGGAGGCCATCGGCGCGGATACCACCCGGCCCTTTATCGAGATTGACCCGCGGTGGGTCGAAGCACGCATTTCGACTTATGCGATTCATAGTGCATCCGGCGCTTCGCTGACTGTCCCGCCGACCGAGCCCACCCTCGTGGTAAACCGCAAGGTCTTCGACTGGGAATTAGCGCATCTCGCCGCGCAGGCGGGCGCGGACGTGCGGACGCGAACCGAAGCGGCTGGGCTGGTTGTCGAGCAGGGCGCTGTCACCGGAATCAAGCTCAACAGTTCGGGGAAACCCACTGAGATCAGGACGCGGCTCGTGATCGCCGCCGACGGAACCGAGTCGCAGGTCGCACGCTGGGCTGGCCTGAAGACGGTTCCGCCAATGGCCGATTACTACGTCGGCTTTCAGCTTCTGCTCGGCGGCCTGCACGATAGGATCGACCCGACCGTTTGCGAGTATCATCTGGATCGGGCGTTTCCGGGCGGCTACGGCTGGGTCTTCCCAAAAGGGGACGACACCGCCAATGTGGGTCTGGTGATCACCGCGGATCGCGCCGCCGAGACCTCGGCCCGGGATCTGCTGTACCGGTTTGTGGCGCGCCGCTATCCCGGCGCCAGCGTTCTGGGTGAAGTCGCCGGCGGGATACCGGTCACCGGCGCGCTGAAGAAGATGGTCGCCGGCGGGTTGATGGTCGTCGGTGATGCCGCCCATCAGGCCGATCCCCTGACCGCCGGTGGGATCAATCTGGGCATGGTCGGGGCGGATTTGGCCGCGCAGGTCGCCGCCGATGCCCTGAGTACAGACGACGTTTCCGCCAGCGCGCTCGGCGCCTACGAGACCCGCTGGCAGGATCGTTTCGGCGCGCAGCACCGCGCGCTCTACAGCATCCGTAAGATGGTATCGCGGATGGACGATGCACAGATCGAACGCCTGATCAACGCGGCCTCCGGCTTACCTCTGGAGACCATGGACCTGCGTCAGATCCTGTTCGAAATCTTCAAATCCGAGCCGCGTTTACTGATCGAGGTCGGGGCGCTGGTCGCCACCGGCCTGATTCTGAAATAA
- a CDS encoding 4Fe-4S binding protein codes for MTNWSEFIRGVVQRQPPGSNGRHPADWHIVVNRSVCLGCGACVAVCPPDVLFLHNGYLAIDAGTCTRCERCVKMCPVHALSAAQEPS; via the coding sequence ATGACGAACTGGAGTGAGTTCATCCGGGGTGTGGTTCAGCGTCAGCCACCCGGCAGCAACGGACGGCACCCCGCGGATTGGCACATCGTCGTGAACCGCAGCGTCTGCCTGGGCTGCGGTGCCTGTGTCGCGGTGTGCCCGCCTGACGTGCTCTTTCTTCACAACGGATACCTGGCTATCGACGCCGGGACCTGTACCCGCTGCGAACGCTGTGTAAAGATGTGTCCGGTCCACGCCTTGTCCGCTGCGCAGGAGCCGTCATGA
- a CDS encoding long-chain fatty acid--CoA ligase, producing the protein MDGLIQDYPLTIDRIIEHARRIHPHKRVSTMLPDGSMHRTTYGEMYRRIKRLSKALVKLGVKPGDRVATFAWNTYQHMELYFAIPGAGAVCHTLNLRLFAEQLVYIINHAEDKIVFIDGTLIPLYEKFAAQVPGVETYVLMNVPKGAPCSLPNVLYYEDLIEGSDEDFAWLSTDERAAAGLCYTSGTTGDPKGALYSHRSTYLHALAVNQASSVGLTERDVLLPVVPQFHVMAWGMPYAAPIAGADVVMPGPHLKPEPLARMIEGEKVTVAAGVPTIWTALYHEAKTNHRDLSSIRALVVGGSAMPRALTAGYERDLGVNVVHAWGMTEMSPIGTVNVLRSAHDGLDQEGKWDVKASQGTPVFGVEVRIIDENGLELPWDGASMGELQVRGPWIIRQYYKRDLAPENFTADGWFRTGDVVTMSADGIMTIKDRTKDLVKSGGEWISTVELESAIMGHPDVLEAAVIAVPDDKWSERPLAAVVVKPGSNVTSEAIIDYLSTRVAKFWLPDRVIFVAEVPKTSVGKFDKKVLRRRYAEGEL; encoded by the coding sequence ATGGACGGGTTGATACAAGATTATCCATTAACGATTGATCGCATCATCGAGCACGCCCGCCGTATTCATCCGCATAAGCGGGTGAGTACGATGCTGCCCGATGGCTCGATGCACCGCACCACCTATGGCGAAATGTACCGGCGCATCAAACGCCTGAGCAAGGCGCTGGTCAAATTGGGCGTAAAACCCGGCGACCGAGTCGCCACCTTCGCCTGGAATACCTACCAGCACATGGAGCTTTACTTTGCCATTCCGGGTGCCGGCGCGGTGTGCCACACCCTGAACCTGCGGCTGTTTGCCGAGCAGTTGGTTTACATCATCAACCATGCCGAGGACAAAATCGTTTTCATCGACGGGACGCTGATCCCGCTCTACGAGAAGTTCGCGGCGCAGGTGCCGGGCGTCGAAACCTACGTCCTGATGAACGTGCCGAAGGGGGCACCCTGCAGCCTGCCCAACGTCCTGTACTACGAAGATCTGATCGAAGGCAGCGACGAGGATTTCGCCTGGCTGTCGACCGACGAGCGCGCCGCAGCCGGGCTGTGCTATACCAGCGGCACGACCGGCGACCCGAAAGGCGCGCTGTATTCGCACCGCTCAACCTATCTGCATGCGCTGGCGGTCAATCAGGCGAGTTCCGTCGGTCTGACCGAGCGCGATGTGCTGCTGCCGGTCGTCCCACAGTTTCACGTCATGGCCTGGGGCATGCCGTATGCCGCGCCCATCGCTGGCGCGGATGTCGTGATGCCCGGCCCGCACCTAAAACCCGAGCCGCTGGCGCGCATGATCGAGGGCGAAAAAGTGACGGTCGCGGCGGGAGTGCCGACGATCTGGACGGCGCTGTATCACGAGGCGAAGACCAATCATCGCGATCTGAGCAGCATCCGCGCGCTGGTGGTGGGCGGGTCGGCCATGCCGCGCGCCCTGACCGCCGGCTACGAGCGCGACCTGGGTGTGAACGTCGTCCACGCCTGGGGCATGACCGAAATGTCCCCGATCGGCACGGTCAATGTGCTGCGTTCAGCGCATGACGGGCTGGATCAGGAAGGCAAGTGGGACGTCAAAGCCTCGCAGGGGACGCCGGTGTTTGGTGTCGAGGTGCGCATCATCGACGAAAACGGCCTCGAACTGCCGTGGGATGGCGCCAGCATGGGTGAGCTGCAGGTGCGCGGGCCATGGATCATCCGTCAGTATTATAAGCGCGATCTCGCGCCGGAGAATTTCACCGCCGACGGCTGGTTCCGTACCGGCGATGTCGTGACCATGAGCGCCGACGGCATCATGACCATCAAGGACCGGACCAAAGACTTGGTAAAATCCGGCGGCGAATGGATCAGCACGGTCGAACTGGAAAGCGCTATCATGGGCCATCCCGACGTCCTGGAGGCGGCGGTGATCGCCGTGCCGGACGACAAGTGGTCCGAGCGGCCGCTGGCGGCGGTGGTCGTCAAACCCGGCTCAAACGTGACCAGCGAGGCGATTATCGACTATCTGAGTACGCGGGTCGCTAAATTCTGGCTGCCAGACCGCGTGATCTTCGTCGCCGAAGTGCCGAAAACCAGCGTCGGCAAATTCGACAAGAAAGTGCTGCGCCGGCGCTACGCCGAGGGCGAACTATAA
- a CDS encoding phosphoglucomutase/phosphomannomutase family protein, with translation MMIHFGTDGWRAVIADTFTFENVRHVSQALADVLVSEHSGAAAPEVVVGYDTRFLSDRFAQETARVLAANGLVVWLTRSDTPTPAISYNVVAKGAAAGVVITASHNPPRYNGFKLKSAYGGSATADACKRIEARLQENLASGRIPRVIDYEEGLTREQIRRFDPSWVYYEHLGTIVDIDTINSAELNIIHDAMWGAGRGAFSGMLRRSRAKVTDIRSDLNPGFGGIHPEPILKHLTALVAAVRNARADVGLATDGDADRIGAVDAFGNFIDPHHVFALTLRLLVERKGLRGEVVKTVSTTTMIDAICKAHGLTLHETPVGFNHIADLMTRNDVLIGGEESGGISIRGHIPEGDGVLMGLMLLEVMAAYQAPLHAIVADLQATYGPAHYGRIDTQLARTLPKAQMTEQLAQNAPGRLNGESILKVETLDGVKYLMADGGWLLIRPSGTEPVLRVYAEARTPEAVAALLEAGSALGREAVAG, from the coding sequence ATTATGATTCATTTCGGCACCGACGGCTGGCGCGCGGTCATCGCGGATACCTTTACCTTCGAAAATGTGCGCCACGTAAGTCAGGCCCTGGCCGATGTGCTGGTCAGCGAACACAGCGGAGCAGCCGCGCCGGAAGTGGTCGTCGGCTATGATACGCGCTTCCTTTCCGACCGCTTTGCGCAGGAAACGGCGCGCGTGCTGGCCGCCAACGGCCTTGTCGTCTGGCTGACGCGCTCGGATACGCCAACCCCGGCGATCAGCTATAACGTGGTGGCGAAAGGCGCTGCTGCCGGCGTCGTGATCACGGCCAGCCATAACCCGCCGCGATATAACGGCTTCAAGCTCAAGTCGGCCTATGGCGGCAGCGCGACGGCCGATGCCTGCAAGCGTATCGAAGCGCGGCTGCAGGAAAACCTGGCCTCCGGGCGTATTCCGCGCGTGATCGACTACGAAGAGGGTCTGACCCGCGAGCAAATCCGGCGCTTCGACCCCAGCTGGGTGTATTACGAGCATTTGGGGACGATCGTCGATATCGACACGATCAACAGCGCCGAGCTGAACATCATTCACGACGCGATGTGGGGCGCGGGGCGCGGGGCGTTCAGCGGGATGCTGCGCCGGTCACGGGCCAAGGTGACCGATATCCGCAGCGACCTGAACCCCGGATTCGGGGGCATCCACCCCGAGCCGATCCTGAAGCATCTGACGGCGCTGGTGGCGGCGGTCAGGAACGCACGGGCCGATGTCGGGCTGGCGACGGATGGCGATGCCGACCGGATCGGGGCCGTCGATGCCTTCGGCAATTTCATCGACCCTCACCATGTATTTGCGCTGACGCTGCGCCTGCTGGTCGAGCGCAAGGGCCTGCGCGGGGAGGTGGTGAAAACCGTCAGCACGACGACCATGATCGACGCCATCTGCAAGGCGCATGGCCTGACGCTGCATGAGACGCCGGTCGGATTCAACCATATCGCCGACCTGATGACGCGCAACGACGTGTTGATCGGCGGCGAGGAGAGCGGCGGCATCAGCATCCGCGGCCACATCCCCGAAGGGGACGGCGTGCTGATGGGCCTGATGCTGCTGGAAGTGATGGCGGCCTATCAGGCGCCGCTGCATGCGATCGTGGCGGACCTGCAGGCGACCTATGGGCCAGCCCATTACGGCCGCATCGACACCCAACTGGCGCGCACGCTGCCCAAGGCGCAGATGACCGAACAGCTGGCGCAAAACGCGCCCGGCCGCCTCAACGGCGAATCGATCCTGAAGGTCGAGACGCTCGACGGCGTGAAATACCTGATGGCGGATGGCGGATGGCTGCTGATCCGGCCCAGCGGGACCGAACCCGTGCTGCGGGTGTATGCCGAAGCGCGCACGCCGGAAGCGGTCGCGGCACTGCTGGAGGCCGGGTCCGCCCTCGGGCGGGAGGCCGTCGCGGGATAG
- a CDS encoding class I SAM-dependent methyltransferase has translation MTKFQDAAFLKGSQYAGADKLAARISLHDQFTVSHIGLHRWIFDIMLSAIGSRGRVLEVGSGRGDLWKKNATPERKDLIGDDTEKIVKLRAAMKAKAGDLREETQPADTSERFGRIPSGWSITLTDLSAGMLADNKAHLGEDLASRFSYREADVQALPYPDHSFDAVIANYMLYHAPDLGAAVAELRRVLRPGGVLFAMTNGTRHLLEINQFVEKSGISAAASTFGMMNVRLAFSLQNGKALLGTAFKDVVRLDFPTELMVTEVQPILDYVASMLEDPDEVMSGAGGLALARILELQLAETGLIRISKETGMFVAR, from the coding sequence ATGACCAAATTTCAGGATGCCGCGTTCTTGAAAGGCTCGCAGTACGCTGGGGCCGATAAGCTGGCCGCCCGCATCAGCCTGCACGACCAGTTTACGGTCAGCCATATCGGCCTGCACCGCTGGATTTTCGATATCATGCTCTCGGCGATCGGCTCACGCGGGCGCGTGCTGGAAGTCGGGTCGGGTCGCGGCGACCTGTGGAAGAAGAACGCCACCCCGGAACGCAAAGACCTGATCGGGGACGATACCGAAAAGATCGTCAAGCTGCGCGCGGCCATGAAGGCCAAAGCCGGCGATCTGCGCGAAGAAACACAGCCCGCCGATACCAGCGAACGTTTTGGCCGCATCCCGTCCGGTTGGTCGATCACCCTGACCGACCTGTCTGCTGGCATGCTTGCCGACAACAAGGCGCACCTCGGCGAAGACCTTGCCTCTCGCTTCAGCTACCGCGAGGCCGACGTGCAGGCGCTGCCCTACCCGGATCACAGCTTCGATGCGGTCATCGCCAACTATATGCTGTATCACGCGCCGGATTTAGGCGCGGCGGTCGCTGAACTGCGCCGCGTACTGCGTCCGGGCGGCGTGCTGTTCGCGATGACCAACGGCACGCGCCACCTGCTGGAGATCAACCAGTTCGTCGAGAAATCCGGCATTTCCGCCGCAGCCTCGACCTTTGGCATGATGAACGTGCGCCTGGCCTTCAGCCTCCAGAACGGCAAAGCGCTGCTGGGGACGGCCTTTAAAGATGTCGTCCGGCTCGACTTCCCGACTGAACTGATGGTGACCGAGGTTCAGCCGATCCTGGATTACGTCGCCTCGATGCTGGAAGACCCCGACGAAGTGATGAGCGGTGCGGGCGGCCTTGCGCTGGCCCGGATTCTCGAACTTCAGCTGGCGGAAACCGGCCTGATTCGCATCAGCAAAGAGACGGGTATGTTTGTGGCACGCTGA